GTACCCGGCGGCCCGGACGGCGACCTGGATCTGGACCTGGACGACGAAGACGACGAACGCCGCTCACGGATTCGCGTGATCGCCGCCGCGGCGGCCGTGGTGGTGCTGGTCGCCGGCGCGGTCGTCGGCGGGATCGCCTGGGCGAAGCGTTCCGACAACGCTCCGGACGCCGGGCGGACGGCGGCGCCGAGCACCTCGCCGACGGCCCCGGCCGCGCCCGAGACTCCGGCCCCGAGCGCGACGAGCCGTCCCACGGCGAAGCCCACGCCGACGCTGAACAGGTCCGCCACGCCGCGGATTCCACCCGGCCCGGCCGGCGCGGAGGCCAGGTGGCGAAAGGTGCTCGCCACCCTGGACGCGCGCCGCGCGCAGGCGTACGCCACGAACGACCCGGCAGTGCTCGCGGGCGTCTACTACCCGGCCGGCTCCGACCTGGCTGCCGACGACCGCACCGAGATCGACAAGTGCGTGCGCGCGGGCTGCCATCTGGAGGGCCTGCGGTTCGCGGTCCGGACGCTGCACGTCGACAGCGAACGCCCTGACCGGGCGGTGCTCCGGGTCGTCGACCAGTTGCAGGCGTACTCCGTGGTGTCCGACGACGGGGAACGAGTGCCCCGACCGGCCGGTGAGCCGAAGAACCGCCGGATCACGCTCGTACGGACCGGCCAGGGCTGGCTGATCTCCCGGATAGAGGAGCGCTGACCCGGCGCGTCGCAGCAGCGGATCGGCCCGGCCTCAACGGTGCAGCGCCCTGTCCACCAGTGAGGAGACGTCGGGTGCGGCGAAGGTGAACCCCGCGTCCAGCAGCCGGCGCGGCACCAGCCGGACGCTGCCGAGCATCTCCGCGGAGAACTCCCCGAGCGCCGTGCGCAGCGCCACCGCGGGCACCGGCAGCAGCGTCGGCCGGCGCAGGGCCGCGCCGAGCACCTTGGTGAACTCGGCGTTGGTCGTGGGCTCGGGGATGGTGAGGTTGTACGGGCCGCGCGCGTCCGCTCGGCCGACCAGGAACCGCACGGCCGACAGCCAGTCGTCCAGCGCGATCATCGGGAGGTACTGCCGGCCCGATCCGAGCCGGCCGCCCGCACCGAGCCGGAACTGCAGCTCCATCACCTTGAACGCCCCGCCGGAACGGTCGAACACCGGTGACGTACGCAGGTGCACGACCCGGACGCCGGCGCGTTCGGCGGGATCGGTGGCCGCCTCCCAGTCGCGGCACAGCTCGGCGAGGAAGCCGTCGCCGGGAGGTGAGTCCTCGTCCAGCAGCAGGTCGCCGCGGTCCTTGCCGTAGTAGCCGGTGGCGCTCCCGGAGACGAACACCGGCGGCTCGGGCAGGTCGGCCAGCGCCCGGGCGAGCGTCGAGGTGGTGGCGAGCCGGCTGGTCCGGATCGTCTGCCGGTAGGACGGCGTCCACGGCACCCGGCCGATGCTGGCCCCGGCGAGGTTGACCACCGCGTCGGCGCCGGCGAGCACCTCGGCGTCGACCTGGCCCCGGTCGGGGTCCCACTGTGCCTGGTCCGCGGCCTGCGGCGGCCGGCGTACCAGCTGGGTCACCTCGTGCCCCTCGCCGGTGAGCCGCGTACGCAGCGCCTGTCCGAGGAACCCCGACGCACCCGCCAGAACGAATCTCATGCGGCCAGCATGCCCTGGGAGGCGGCCCGCATGCTCAGCCAAGATCAGGTCCCGGACAGCTCGCAGTTGGCTCGGGGCTGGCTCGGGCAGGTTCAGGACGCGCGTCGGCCCGTCCCCGGAGAGTCCGGGAACGGGCCGACAGGTGTCCTTGCCGGATCTGGTTCAGTCGTCACGAACCGAACGCGGGGACCGTGCGCGGAGAACTCAGCTGCTGAACTCCGCGGCCACGCTGCCGTCCTCCAGCCGGGTCTTGACCGCGACCAGGAACCTCGCGGCGTCCGCCCCGTCGATCAGCCGGTGGTCGTAGCTCAGCGCGAGGTAGACCATGTGCCGGATGGCGATGGTCTCCCCGAGCGGGGTGTCGACCACGACCGGCCGCTTCACCACCGAGCCGGTGCCCAGGATGGCGACCTGCGGCTGAAAGAAGATCGGCGTGTCGAACAA
This Actinopolymorpha cephalotaxi DNA region includes the following protein-coding sequences:
- a CDS encoding TIGR01777 family oxidoreductase; its protein translation is MRFVLAGASGFLGQALRTRLTGEGHEVTQLVRRPPQAADQAQWDPDRGQVDAEVLAGADAVVNLAGASIGRVPWTPSYRQTIRTSRLATTSTLARALADLPEPPVFVSGSATGYYGKDRGDLLLDEDSPPGDGFLAELCRDWEAATDPAERAGVRVVHLRTSPVFDRSGGAFKVMELQFRLGAGGRLGSGRQYLPMIALDDWLSAVRFLVGRADARGPYNLTIPEPTTNAEFTKVLGAALRRPTLLPVPAVALRTALGEFSAEMLGSVRLVPRRLLDAGFTFAAPDVSSLVDRALHR